Proteins found in one Enterococcus sp. 9D6_DIV0238 genomic segment:
- the queA gene encoding tRNA preQ1(34) S-adenosylmethionine ribosyltransferase-isomerase QueA produces MLSTEDFDFDLPEELIAQTPLKDRTSSRLLVLNRETKEIEDKHFHDIIDELNAGDALVMNDTRVLPARLYGEKPDTGGHLEVLLLTNTEGDTWETLIKPAKRAKKGTEIHFGDGRLKATVVEELEHGGRIVDFTYDGIFLEILESLGEMPLPPYIKERLEDPERYQTVYAKENGSAAAPTAGLHFTQELLQKIQAKGVKLVYLTLHVGLGTFRPVNVENIAEHEMHSEFYRLTETAAEQLNEVRQQGGKIIAVGTTSIRTLETIGTKFDGQIKADSGWTDIFITPGYEFKIVQAFSTNFHLPKSTLVMLVSAFAGRDLTLAAYHHAINERYRFFSFGDAMFVK; encoded by the coding sequence ATGCTTAGTACAGAAGATTTTGATTTTGATTTACCAGAAGAACTAATTGCTCAAACACCGCTGAAAGATCGGACAAGCTCACGACTTTTAGTTTTGAACCGTGAAACAAAAGAAATAGAAGATAAACATTTTCATGACATCATTGATGAATTGAACGCCGGTGATGCTTTAGTTATGAATGATACACGCGTGCTGCCTGCACGTTTATATGGAGAAAAACCTGATACAGGCGGACATTTAGAAGTACTTCTTTTAACGAATACAGAAGGAGATACTTGGGAAACATTGATCAAACCCGCCAAAAGAGCTAAAAAAGGCACTGAGATTCATTTTGGTGATGGACGTTTGAAAGCGACCGTTGTTGAAGAGCTGGAGCATGGCGGACGAATCGTTGATTTTACTTATGATGGGATTTTCCTAGAGATTTTGGAATCCTTAGGAGAGATGCCTCTACCGCCGTATATCAAAGAACGCTTAGAAGATCCAGAACGATATCAAACAGTGTATGCAAAAGAGAACGGCTCTGCCGCTGCACCTACGGCTGGTTTACACTTCACACAAGAATTACTTCAGAAGATACAGGCAAAGGGTGTGAAGCTAGTCTATTTGACCTTACATGTTGGTCTAGGAACATTTCGTCCAGTCAATGTAGAAAATATCGCTGAACATGAAATGCACAGCGAATTTTATCGGTTGACAGAAACGGCTGCAGAACAGTTGAATGAGGTTCGGCAACAGGGTGGAAAAATTATTGCAGTTGGAACGACCTCTATTCGTACGCTAGAAACGATCGGTACAAAATTTGATGGACAGATCAAAGCAGACAGTGGCTGGACAGATATTTTTATCACACCAGGTTATGAGTTTAAGATCGTTCAAGCTTTTTCAACGAACTTCCATTTACCGAAGTCCACATTAGTAATGCTGGTCAGTGCATTTGCTGGACGTGATTTGACATTAGCTGCTTATCATCATGCTATAAATGAACGCTATCGCTTCTTTAGTTTTGGAGATGCAATGTTCGTGAAATAA
- the spxA gene encoding transcriptional regulator SpxA: MLKLYTTNSCTSCRKARKWLIDHEIPFEEKNFGTTPITLDELKNILILTEEGTEDIISIRSKIFQKLAIDINELPLHELLELVKDNPGLLRRPIMIDEKRLQIGFNEDEIRCFLPRSVRKRELSQTLLLSGL; this comes from the coding sequence ATGTTAAAACTCTATACGACAAATAGTTGCACATCATGTAGAAAAGCGAGAAAATGGCTGATCGACCATGAGATTCCATTTGAAGAAAAAAACTTTGGCACTACACCTATTACCTTAGATGAACTTAAAAATATATTAATTCTTACAGAAGAAGGAACTGAAGATATTATTTCGATTCGTTCTAAAATCTTTCAAAAATTAGCGATAGATATCAATGAATTACCTTTACACGAGCTTTTAGAGCTAGTCAAAGATAATCCAGGTCTTTTACGTCGTCCAATCATGATCGATGAAAAAAGACTGCAAATTGGATTCAATGAAGATGAAATTCGTTGCTTCCTACCGAGATCCGTTCGTAAAAGAGAATTATCTCAAACATTACTACTAAGCGGCTTATAA
- a CDS encoding PadR family transcriptional regulator, with amino-acid sequence MRASSQFKKGALEMCVLHFIQKEDRYGYELTQRVNQFIPITEGALYPVLRRLVKESYCIIYAKESPDGPSRKYYQITDKGQEYLALLEHDWDEFVDQVNELRRAD; translated from the coding sequence ATGAGGGCTTCAAGCCAGTTTAAAAAAGGTGCTTTAGAGATGTGTGTGCTTCATTTTATCCAAAAGGAAGATCGCTACGGCTATGAGTTAACACAACGAGTAAATCAATTTATACCAATTACTGAAGGGGCACTTTATCCGGTGTTGCGTCGGTTAGTCAAAGAGTCCTACTGCATTATTTATGCCAAAGAATCACCCGATGGACCTTCTAGAAAGTATTATCAGATAACAGATAAGGGACAAGAATATTTGGCACTTTTGGAACATGATTGGGACGAGTTTGTTGATCAAGTAAACGAGTTGAGGAGGGCAGATTAG
- a CDS encoding DUF4097 family beta strand repeat-containing protein yields the protein MEEYLDQLKAAFAEEDIEEFNELKEDLLEQLAVCLEDGQTEAEVVARLASPQEIAADYYADLSLDAAINAKTSVVPREEIQDVFIQTQKKRMQKLLKTVIKVLKPLILLLLVAEFSFFLIYIIKELLEEKNLAGIPLVLCFLTAALILQVVKSWFIEKKKLINIFSTAALVLGLGVLLVFSLTDRLMYTGRQYYKEIELSSSKNASFSFDSDADVEITTVEVSSTEKPSLMVKGRFKESDIQKIEKGSYKNKVDLTLDEENIFDTFTKTGRSEVMFFIPKGTILDDFHLGLSQGDLRLLDIQTKNFDLDLTSGDVYAKNIIADEGHVKSDFGDVIIEESAMNLAVKSDSGKTVITGMLGDLTIDGNSGLSILKFLRSDNIVLNNHSGRMILEDTETKKLKATATDGQVIVKRTKGDLLMSNEKGKIVSEENKGELEIENISGPIISIQDSKVNAKVSSHSGFIKWLQDPAQAVKVTASTGTGEIKNDFSKVPSGKYSIDVQSKTGDVKILKKVE from the coding sequence ATGGAGGAATATTTAGACCAGCTAAAAGCTGCTTTTGCTGAAGAAGATATAGAAGAATTCAATGAGTTGAAAGAAGATCTACTGGAGCAGTTGGCTGTGTGTTTGGAAGATGGACAAACAGAAGCCGAAGTTGTAGCCAGACTTGCTTCACCGCAGGAAATTGCGGCTGATTATTACGCAGATCTAAGTTTAGATGCTGCAATCAATGCGAAAACATCTGTTGTTCCTCGGGAAGAGATTCAAGATGTTTTTATTCAAACACAGAAAAAGAGAATGCAAAAGTTATTAAAGACGGTGATTAAAGTGTTAAAACCATTGATATTACTTTTGTTAGTGGCAGAATTTTCTTTTTTTCTCATCTATATAATCAAAGAACTGCTTGAAGAAAAAAATCTTGCTGGTATTCCGTTGGTTCTTTGTTTTTTAACAGCAGCATTGATCCTTCAAGTAGTAAAGAGCTGGTTCATTGAAAAGAAAAAGTTGATAAATATCTTCTCTACAGCAGCGTTAGTATTAGGTCTAGGGGTATTGTTGGTATTTTCTCTCACAGATCGTTTGATGTATACAGGTAGACAGTATTATAAGGAGATCGAACTTTCTTCTAGTAAGAATGCTTCATTTAGTTTTGATTCAGATGCAGATGTCGAAATCACAACTGTGGAGGTTTCTAGCACAGAAAAGCCAAGTTTGATGGTTAAGGGAAGATTTAAAGAAAGTGATATCCAAAAGATCGAAAAAGGTTCTTACAAAAACAAGGTCGATTTGACCCTTGATGAAGAGAATATCTTTGATACATTCACTAAAACAGGGCGTTCAGAAGTGATGTTTTTTATCCCAAAGGGAACGATTCTTGATGATTTTCACTTAGGTCTAAGTCAAGGAGATTTACGCTTACTGGACATTCAGACGAAAAATTTTGATTTGGATTTAACTTCAGGAGACGTCTATGCTAAGAATATTATTGCAGATGAAGGTCATGTGAAAAGCGATTTTGGAGATGTGATCATTGAAGAATCTGCAATGAATCTAGCGGTGAAAAGTGACTCTGGAAAGACTGTTATTACGGGAATGCTGGGTGATTTGACGATCGACGGCAACAGCGGACTGTCTATTTTGAAATTCTTACGCTCAGATAATATCGTATTGAACAACCATTCTGGTCGAATGATTTTGGAAGATACTGAGACAAAGAAACTAAAAGCAACGGCTACAGATGGACAGGTCATTGTTAAGAGAACAAAAGGTGATCTACTGATGAGCAATGAAAAAGGCAAAATCGTTTCAGAGGAGAATAAAGGAGAGCTGGAAATAGAAAATATTTCTGGACCGATCATTTCGATTCAAGATAGTAAAGTAAACGCCAAAGTATCCAGTCATTCCGGCTTTATTAAGTGGCTTCAAGATCCTGCTCAAGCAGTGAAAGTCACAGCGAGCACAGGAACAGGGGAAATAAAAAATGATTTTTCAAAAGTACCTTCTGGCAAATATAGTATTGATGTCCAATCAAAAACTGGTGATGTCAAGATTTTGAAAAAAGTAGAGTAA